A DNA window from Mucilaginibacter xinganensis contains the following coding sequences:
- a CDS encoding c-type cytochrome — MKKLKKVILSAVIAIVLTVVIAISYITLALPNVGEPDDIRVTLTNEKIARGEYLANHVSLCTDCHSQRDWSKFAGPIVDGRLGEGGELFDSKVDFPGSVHVPNITPFNLKEWTDGEIFRAITAGVRKDGSAIFPLMPWPSYSKMSREDIYAIIAYLRTLKPVEANYPKASYDFPLNILVHTFPKKAVPGINPSPADTIKYGAYLVNAAACMDCHTKNVKGKAVPGMDFAGGREFKIGNNTIRSANITPDTETGIGRWTSASFLQRFKSFNDPAKAATISETDFQTIMPWYDYSRITENDLKAMFAYLRTLKPISNKVIKFTVNSFALTKSN, encoded by the coding sequence ATGAAAAAACTTAAAAAAGTAATATTATCTGCGGTAATTGCGATAGTATTAACAGTTGTGATAGCCATATCCTATATCACATTAGCGCTGCCCAATGTTGGCGAACCTGATGACATCCGGGTTACGCTAACTAACGAAAAAATAGCCAGGGGTGAATATCTTGCGAATCACGTGTCCCTTTGTACTGATTGCCATTCGCAACGGGATTGGTCCAAATTTGCCGGGCCGATAGTTGACGGCAGGCTGGGAGAGGGTGGCGAACTTTTTGACAGCAAGGTTGATTTTCCCGGAAGTGTTCACGTCCCTAATATTACTCCATTCAATTTAAAAGAATGGACAGACGGGGAGATCTTCCGCGCAATTACCGCCGGGGTCAGGAAAGATGGCTCTGCTATTTTTCCTTTAATGCCTTGGCCGTCCTATTCAAAAATGAGCCGCGAAGATATTTATGCTATTATTGCATACCTGCGTACCTTAAAACCCGTGGAAGCCAATTACCCGAAGGCGTCGTATGACTTTCCTTTAAATATCTTGGTCCATACCTTTCCTAAAAAGGCAGTGCCGGGGATCAACCCAAGCCCGGCAGATACTATTAAATACGGGGCTTATCTTGTAAATGCCGCAGCCTGTATGGATTGCCACACAAAAAACGTTAAAGGAAAGGCTGTGCCCGGCATGGATTTCGCAGGAGGACGCGAGTTTAAAATAGGTAACAATACCATCCGTTCTGCCAATATTACGCCTGATACCGAAACAGGAATTGGCCGCTGGACGAGCGCATCATTTCTGCAAAGATTTAAATCCTTTAATGATCCTGCAAAAGCGGCCACTATATCTGAAACTGATTTTCAAACTATAATGCCCTGGTATGATTACAGCAGGATAACTGAAAATGATCTTAAAGCAATGTTTGCCTATTTAAGGACGCTGAAACCAATTAGTAATAAAGTAATTAAGTTCACTGTTAATAGTTTTGCCCTGACTAAAAGCAATTAA
- a CDS encoding AMP nucleosidase translates to MNEELDVKKDQQPLKAGKKVKEVFTPITPGLKTKEGIVTNWLPRYTGRPLADFGQYIILTNFSKYIQLFSQWNDNAQILGLDKPMQSVTANGITIINFGMGSSVAATIMDLLTAIKPKAVIFLGKCGGLKKKNNVGDLILPIAAIRGEGTSNDYLPAEVPALPAFALQKAISTTIRDYGRDYFTGTCYTTNRRVWEHDKEFKKYLKKLRAMAVDMETATVFTTGFANKIPTGALLLVSDQPMIPEGVKTAESDSSVTEQFVETHLHIGIESLKQLINNGLTVKHLIF, encoded by the coding sequence ATGAACGAAGAACTAGATGTTAAGAAGGATCAACAGCCATTAAAAGCCGGAAAAAAAGTAAAAGAAGTATTTACCCCTATTACCCCCGGACTAAAAACCAAAGAGGGAATTGTTACCAACTGGCTGCCACGATATACGGGTAGGCCTTTGGCTGATTTTGGGCAGTATATTATTCTGACCAACTTTTCCAAATACATTCAGCTATTTTCGCAATGGAACGATAACGCCCAGATCTTAGGGCTGGACAAGCCTATGCAAAGCGTAACTGCTAATGGCATAACGATTATAAATTTTGGCATGGGAAGCTCTGTTGCAGCCACGATAATGGACTTGCTGACTGCGATAAAACCTAAAGCTGTTATTTTTTTAGGAAAATGTGGTGGTTTAAAAAAGAAAAATAACGTAGGGGATTTGATTTTACCTATAGCGGCTATAAGGGGCGAAGGGACTTCAAACGACTACTTACCCGCGGAGGTGCCGGCGTTACCCGCATTTGCCTTGCAGAAAGCAATTTCGACCACTATACGTGATTATGGCCGCGATTATTTTACCGGCACCTGTTATACCACCAACCGCCGCGTTTGGGAGCATGACAAGGAGTTTAAAAAATATTTAAAGAAATTGAGAGCAATGGCGGTTGATATGGAAACAGCTACTGTGTTTACAACGGGTTTTGCCAACAAAATCCCCACCGGCGCATTGTTGCTGGTGTCTGATCAGCCAATGATCCCTGAAGGGGTTAAAACCGCTGAAAGCGACTCGAGTGTGACAGAGCAATTTGTTGAAACACACCTGCATATAGGCATTGAGTCGTTAAAGCAATTAATAAATAACGGTTTAACGGTTAAGCACTTGATCTTCTAA
- the clpP gene encoding ATP-dependent Clp endopeptidase proteolytic subunit ClpP, with amino-acid sequence MSSNIDKNEFRKYAVKHHRINSIYVDKFISRVDASQIPTGMTPYIIEERQLNVAQMDVFSRLMMDRIIFLGDAIYENIANIIQAQLLFLQSADAKRDIQIYINSPGGSVYAGLGIYDTMQFISNDVATICTGMAASMGAVLLCAGAAGKRAALPHARVMIHQPSGGAQGQQSDIEITYHEITKLKKELYQIIADHSGTSYEKVWDASDRDHWMIAEEAKEFGMVDEILRGNNPKK; translated from the coding sequence ATGAGCAGTAACATTGATAAGAATGAGTTCCGGAAATATGCTGTTAAGCACCACCGCATTAACAGCATTTATGTAGATAAATTTATTTCACGGGTTGACGCAAGCCAGATCCCGACAGGCATGACGCCCTATATTATTGAGGAACGTCAGCTTAACGTTGCGCAGATGGACGTGTTTTCACGTTTAATGATGGACCGTATCATTTTCCTGGGTGATGCGATTTATGAAAATATTGCAAACATTATTCAGGCTCAATTGCTTTTCCTTCAATCGGCTGATGCAAAACGCGATATCCAGATTTATATCAATTCACCTGGTGGTTCAGTTTATGCAGGTTTGGGAATTTACGATACGATGCAATTTATCTCAAATGATGTAGCTACAATTTGTACAGGTATGGCAGCTTCAATGGGCGCCGTATTGTTATGCGCCGGTGCTGCAGGTAAAAGAGCTGCGCTACCGCACGCAAGGGTGATGATTCATCAACCCTCAGGCGGTGCCCAGGGCCAGCAGTCTGATATTGAAATTACCTATCACGAGATTACCAAATTGAAGAAAGAATTGTACCAGATCATTGCTGACCATAGCGGTACATCTTATGAGAAAGTTTGGGATGCGTCAGATCGTGACCATTGGATGATAGCTGAAGAAGCTAAAGAATTTGGTATGGTAGATGAAATTTTAAGGGGAAATAACCCGAAGAAATAA
- the tig gene encoding trigger factor: MNISQEKIDNLNAVVKININPEDYQPRVDKAIKDQAKKAKIPGFRPGMVPASHIKKMYGKSILVDEINNMLSDTLNKYLEDEKLEVLGQPLPKTGDEKEYNWDFADNFEFNYELGLAPDFGVDFSAKDKLTQYVIKVDEETLAARIKNIRRSYGKMTNPDVSAEDDVLYSDLVQLSPDGSVFEDGITNTASVRLDQIKDEAIKASLIGLKKGDELILDIQKAFDNDAAKVAGLLKIEEETAADLKSNFRLTVKNVNRLEESDLNQEFFDKLFGEGTVTTEEEFKAKITTEIETMMQQDSERKLQEDIFQYGLDKVQFELPDEFLKRWLKATNEKLTPEELEGGYNDFAKNLKWTLIENKVLKQNSIEIKYEEVFELAKARLGQQFQMYGQGIDEEQLGQYAVQYLQNRENANKIFEDVKALKVFEYIKSVVTLEPKEITYTEFTGLFAK, translated from the coding sequence ATGAATATTTCACAGGAAAAGATTGATAACCTGAATGCAGTTGTAAAAATCAATATCAATCCCGAAGATTATCAGCCACGTGTTGATAAAGCAATTAAGGATCAGGCAAAAAAAGCCAAAATACCTGGGTTTCGTCCCGGCATGGTGCCTGCATCGCATATAAAAAAGATGTACGGTAAAAGTATTTTGGTTGATGAGATCAACAACATGCTGTCTGATACTTTAAATAAATATTTAGAGGACGAAAAGCTGGAAGTTTTGGGTCAGCCGCTTCCAAAAACCGGCGACGAAAAAGAATATAACTGGGATTTTGCTGATAATTTTGAGTTCAATTACGAACTCGGTCTTGCACCTGACTTTGGCGTTGATTTTTCAGCCAAGGATAAATTAACGCAATACGTTATAAAGGTTGATGAGGAAACGCTGGCAGCGAGGATAAAAAACATTCGCAGGAGCTATGGCAAAATGACAAATCCTGACGTATCGGCAGAAGATGATGTGCTTTATTCAGATTTAGTGCAACTTTCTCCGGATGGTTCTGTTTTTGAGGACGGGATTACCAATACAGCATCTGTACGTTTAGACCAGATAAAAGATGAAGCTATAAAAGCATCATTGATCGGTCTGAAAAAGGGAGATGAATTAATACTGGATATTCAGAAGGCTTTTGATAACGACGCAGCCAAGGTTGCTGGATTATTGAAAATTGAGGAAGAAACAGCAGCAGATCTGAAATCGAACTTTCGCTTAACTGTAAAAAATGTTAATCGTTTGGAAGAAAGTGATCTGAACCAGGAGTTCTTTGACAAATTATTTGGTGAAGGTACCGTGACTACCGAGGAGGAGTTCAAGGCTAAAATAACAACAGAAATAGAAACCATGATGCAGCAGGATTCAGAACGCAAACTGCAGGAAGATATCTTCCAATATGGTTTGGATAAAGTTCAGTTTGAATTGCCTGATGAATTTTTGAAACGGTGGTTAAAAGCAACTAACGAAAAACTTACCCCTGAAGAGCTTGAAGGCGGCTACAATGATTTTGCAAAAAATCTTAAATGGACGCTTATTGAGAACAAGGTGCTGAAACAAAACAGCATCGAGATCAAATATGAAGAAGTTTTTGAATTAGCTAAAGCCCGTTTAGGCCAGCAGTTCCAAATGTACGGGCAGGGAATTGACGAAGAGCAACTGGGGCAATACGCAGTTCAATATTTGCAGAATAGGGAGAATGCTAACAAAATATTTGAAGATGTTAAGGCATTGAAAGTATTTGAATACATAAAAAGTGTTGTTACGTTGGAGCCAAAAGAAATAACTTATACTGAATTTACCGGGCTTTTTGCCAAGTAA
- the clpX gene encoding ATP-dependent Clp protease ATP-binding subunit ClpX translates to MNKNSKEIRCSFCGAGKQDSLMLIAGLDAHICDKCVNQANEILAEELKVRKVKTSPAAPSVLKPAEIKSHLDQYVIGQDDAKKILAVAVYNHYKRLNQRVEKDDVEIEKSNIIMVGETGTGKTLLAKTLAKILNVPFCICDATVLTEAGYVGEDVESILTRLLQSADYDVATAERGIVYIDEVDKIARKSDNASITRDVSGEGVQQALLKILEGTNVNVPPQGGRKHPDQKMITVNTNNILFICGGAFDGIDRKIANRLRTQTVGYKMKRDDNEIDLKNLYKYITPQDLKSFGLIPELIGRLPVLTYLNPLDREALHNILTEPKNSLLKQYKKLFEYEGVKLEFDTEVLDFIVDKAVEFKLGARGLRSICEAIMIDAMFEFPSKKDIKRLNVTLDYAHEKFEKADLKKLKVA, encoded by the coding sequence ATGAATAAAAACAGCAAGGAGATCAGGTGTTCGTTTTGTGGTGCAGGTAAACAGGACTCCCTGATGCTGATAGCAGGTTTGGATGCGCATATCTGTGATAAATGTGTTAACCAGGCAAATGAGATCCTGGCCGAAGAGTTAAAAGTACGCAAGGTAAAAACGTCGCCTGCAGCCCCTTCAGTTTTAAAACCAGCCGAAATAAAAAGTCACCTTGATCAGTATGTTATTGGCCAGGATGATGCGAAAAAGATATTAGCTGTCGCTGTTTATAACCACTATAAGCGTTTAAATCAGCGCGTAGAAAAAGATGATGTGGAGATTGAAAAATCAAACATTATAATGGTAGGCGAAACCGGAACCGGCAAAACTCTGCTTGCAAAAACACTTGCCAAGATCTTGAATGTCCCCTTTTGTATTTGCGATGCAACCGTATTAACCGAAGCCGGTTATGTAGGTGAGGACGTTGAAAGTATCCTTACGCGTTTACTACAATCGGCCGATTATGACGTGGCAACTGCCGAACGCGGTATAGTTTACATTGATGAGGTTGATAAGATTGCTCGTAAAAGCGACAATGCGTCAATAACACGGGATGTATCCGGCGAAGGCGTACAGCAGGCCCTGCTTAAAATATTGGAAGGTACAAATGTTAACGTGCCGCCACAGGGCGGACGTAAACACCCCGATCAAAAAATGATCACCGTTAATACGAACAATATCCTCTTTATATGCGGCGGCGCATTTGATGGGATCGACCGGAAGATAGCTAATCGTTTACGCACCCAAACAGTGGGCTATAAAATGAAACGGGACGATAACGAGATAGATCTTAAAAACCTTTATAAGTATATAACCCCGCAGGATTTAAAGTCATTTGGGCTTATACCCGAATTAATTGGCCGTTTACCGGTGCTTACTTATTTAAATCCGTTAGACCGCGAGGCATTACATAATATTTTAACCGAGCCAAAAAATTCATTGTTGAAACAGTATAAAAAATTATTTGAGTACGAAGGGGTTAAGCTTGAATTTGATACCGAAGTGCTTGATTTTATTGTGGATAAGGCAGTGGAGTTTAAGTTGGGTGCACGTGGGCTGCGGTCAATATGTGAGGCGATAATGATCGACGCCATGTTTGAGTTTCCGTCTAAAAAAGACATAAAACGATTGAACGTAACGCTTGATTATGCGCATGAGAAATTTGAAAAAGCCGATTTAAAAAAATTAAAAGTGGCTTAA
- a CDS encoding LTA synthase family protein — MVTFRLDEYKTLFFRIFLGYLFYFISRVLFFSFNTNLFAVDSFAKLARLYYYGIAFDTTALLYINSLFIILSILPLTVNTRPGYQKGLAILYFVTNFLALATNFVDIIYYRFSQVRSTKATLDLLSDETNKKALFEHFTWTYWYVIFLFILCCLAWGWLYYRVKVKHVPVKSLRVYYSSSIVAVLVILALMIGGVRGDFRHSTRPINMVDAYKHVTIPNQGDIILNTPFAIFRTLKSNNFKAEHWTTENYINTNIKPLKQYNGTPGGRPNIVIIILESMAREYWGSMNRNTVIPNFKSYTPFLDSLSDSSLIFTNAYANGRQSIHAMSSVLAGIPSFQAAFTSSPYAKQKIQSIVSICDSMGYQTSFFHGAANGSMGFQGFASILGFKNYYGRTEYNNESDFDGMWGIWDEPFLKFMGKTLGAQRQPFMATMFTLSSHDPFQIPDKYKSRFKGGPLAIDKCVQYADNALRCFFNYAKTQPWFSNTIFVITADHTSQTYYPEYSKAINRFADPILFYSANKAYGLRGVRTDLASQLDIYPSLVDLAGYHKPFRSWGRSLISNLPDETPRVINSPGNLYQFMQGNYIYLFDRKRITGIFNIADKALEKNLVEDGFNPEMNKGMMDCKALIQDYMNRIVNNKLNP, encoded by the coding sequence ATGGTAACCTTTCGACTTGATGAATATAAGACGCTTTTTTTCAGGATATTTTTAGGATACCTGTTTTATTTTATCAGCAGGGTTTTGTTTTTCTCGTTCAATACCAATCTCTTTGCTGTAGATAGCTTTGCTAAATTAGCAAGGCTCTATTATTACGGCATAGCCTTCGATACCACCGCTTTGTTGTACATTAATAGCTTGTTTATTATACTAAGCATTCTGCCACTAACCGTCAATACGAGGCCCGGGTATCAAAAGGGGTTGGCAATACTATATTTTGTTACCAATTTCCTGGCTTTAGCAACCAACTTTGTTGATATCATTTATTATCGTTTTAGCCAGGTCCGGTCAACCAAAGCGACACTTGATTTACTTTCTGACGAGACTAACAAAAAAGCGCTATTTGAACATTTTACCTGGACATACTGGTATGTAATTTTTCTGTTTATACTGTGCTGTCTCGCCTGGGGATGGTTGTATTATCGTGTAAAAGTTAAACACGTTCCGGTAAAAAGTTTAAGAGTTTACTATTCATCTTCTATAGTTGCCGTACTGGTTATACTTGCTTTGATGATTGGAGGTGTACGAGGCGACTTTAGGCACAGTACGAGGCCAATTAATATGGTTGACGCTTACAAACATGTAACGATCCCAAACCAGGGCGATATTATCCTCAATACCCCGTTCGCAATTTTCAGAACGCTTAAAAGCAATAATTTTAAAGCAGAACACTGGACAACAGAAAATTATATCAATACAAATATTAAGCCTTTAAAACAGTATAACGGTACTCCTGGAGGCCGCCCTAATATTGTTATAATCATATTGGAGAGCATGGCAAGGGAGTATTGGGGCAGCATGAACAGAAATACAGTTATCCCCAATTTTAAGTCGTACACGCCTTTCCTGGATTCTTTGTCTGATAGTAGTTTAATATTTACAAATGCTTATGCAAACGGGCGTCAATCAATCCATGCTATGTCCTCTGTTTTGGCGGGCATTCCATCTTTCCAGGCTGCGTTCACATCGTCGCCCTATGCCAAGCAAAAAATTCAGTCTATCGTGTCTATTTGCGATAGCATGGGGTATCAAACCTCATTTTTTCATGGAGCTGCCAATGGTTCTATGGGTTTCCAGGGATTTGCAAGCATTTTAGGTTTTAAAAATTACTATGGCAGAACAGAATATAACAACGAATCGGATTTTGACGGGATGTGGGGGATTTGGGACGAGCCATTTTTGAAGTTTATGGGTAAAACGTTAGGAGCCCAAAGACAGCCATTTATGGCAACTATGTTTACCCTGTCCTCTCACGATCCTTTTCAAATTCCTGATAAGTATAAATCCCGGTTTAAAGGGGGGCCGCTCGCTATTGACAAGTGTGTGCAATACGCAGATAACGCTTTGAGGTGTTTTTTTAACTATGCGAAAACCCAGCCGTGGTTCAGCAATACGATTTTTGTCATCACGGCCGACCATACCAGCCAAACATATTATCCCGAATACAGTAAGGCTATCAATCGTTTTGCTGATCCTATCTTGTTTTACAGTGCCAATAAAGCTTACGGGTTAAGAGGGGTAAGAACAGATCTCGCTTCTCAACTGGACATATATCCATCGCTGGTTGACCTGGCGGGCTATCATAAACCTTTCAGATCATGGGGCAGGAGCCTGATTTCTAATTTGCCAGATGAAACGCCAAGGGTAATTAATTCTCCCGGTAACTTGTACCAGTTTATGCAGGGAAATTATATTTATTTATTTGATAGGAAAAGGATTACCGGGATATTTAATATTGCTGATAAAGCCCTTGAAAAAAACCTGGTGGAAGATGGATTTAACCCTGAAATGAATAAAGGTATGATGGATTGTAAGGCACTTATACAGGACTATATGAACAGGATTGTAAACAATAAGTTGAACCCTTAG
- a CDS encoding pyridoxal-phosphate dependent enzyme, with product MWYNNILETVGNTPMVRLNKVTKDIPGTILAKIETTNPGNSIKDRMALKMIEDAEKSGKLKPGGTIIEGTSGNTGMGLAIAAVIKGYKCIFTSTDKQSKEKFDALRAFGAEVIVCPTNVDPEDSRSYYSVSSRLEREVPNSWKPNQYDNLSNSQAHYESTGPEIWEQTEGKITHLVAGVGTGGTISGIARYLKEKNPAIQVLGIDTYGSVFKKYKETGIMDKNEIYPYITEGIGEDFLPKNVDFNLIDHFEKVTDKDAALMTREIARKEGIFAGNSTGSAIAGVLQMKDRFKESDVVVVIFPDHGTRYLGKMYNEDWLRDRGFLKDGKLTARDIIQKKDNQQIVTIDCEKSVLEAINTIKSLNISQIPVTQKGMVIGKITESDILNSLIENPSIKSQPIKNITTSPFPFVDLNTSIDKISAMINKDNIAVLVEDNGQIEIITQYDIINAISG from the coding sequence ATGTGGTACAATAATATATTAGAGACCGTTGGCAACACGCCAATGGTTAGATTGAATAAAGTAACCAAAGACATCCCGGGAACTATTCTGGCTAAAATTGAAACTACCAATCCCGGTAATTCAATTAAAGACAGGATGGCGCTCAAGATGATTGAAGACGCTGAAAAAAGCGGTAAACTTAAACCGGGCGGAACTATCATTGAAGGAACATCCGGTAATACGGGGATGGGGCTTGCAATAGCTGCCGTTATAAAAGGGTACAAATGCATTTTCACAAGTACGGATAAACAGTCAAAAGAAAAATTTGATGCCTTGCGTGCTTTTGGTGCAGAAGTAATCGTTTGCCCTACCAATGTTGACCCGGAAGATTCCCGCTCTTATTACTCCGTTTCATCACGCCTGGAGCGCGAGGTGCCAAATTCATGGAAGCCAAATCAATATGATAATTTATCAAATTCGCAGGCGCATTATGAGTCAACGGGGCCGGAAATCTGGGAGCAAACTGAAGGAAAGATCACCCATCTGGTGGCTGGAGTGGGCACTGGGGGGACCATCTCGGGTATTGCAAGGTATTTAAAGGAGAAAAACCCGGCTATCCAGGTATTGGGGATTGATACTTATGGTTCCGTATTTAAAAAATACAAGGAAACGGGCATTATGGATAAGAATGAAATCTACCCGTATATTACAGAAGGTATCGGTGAAGACTTTTTACCAAAAAACGTGGATTTTAACCTGATTGATCATTTTGAAAAAGTAACAGATAAGGATGCCGCTTTAATGACCCGTGAAATTGCACGTAAGGAGGGTATATTTGCAGGCAACTCTACAGGATCGGCCATAGCAGGTGTCCTGCAAATGAAAGACCGCTTTAAAGAAAGTGATGTTGTGGTGGTTATATTCCCTGATCACGGAACCCGGTACCTTGGTAAAATGTATAATGAGGACTGGCTGCGCGACCGCGGATTTCTAAAAGACGGTAAATTAACAGCACGGGATATTATCCAAAAAAAGGATAACCAGCAAATAGTTACCATTGATTGCGAAAAATCTGTACTGGAAGCTATCAATACTATAAAATCACTTAATATTTCGCAAATTCCTGTCACTCAAAAAGGTATGGTGATTGGTAAAATTACGGAGAGTGATATTTTAAATTCGCTGATTGAAAACCCTTCCATTAAGTCTCAGCCTATAAAAAACATCACTACAAGTCCTTTCCCGTTTGTCGATCTGAATACTTCGATAGACAAGATCTCGGCCATGATCAATAAAGATAATATTGCTGTATTGGTCGAAGATAACGGGCAGATAGAGATCATTACCCAATACGATATTATCAATGCTATATCTGGCTAG